The following proteins come from a genomic window of Micromonas commoda chromosome 2, complete sequence:
- a CDS encoding alanine aminotransferase has protein sequence MEYAVRGAIVTRAGELEAQLKKDPASLPFDKIVMCNIGNPQSVGQKPITFYRQVLALTDYPQLMDAPEAGKLFPSDVISTAKHILGNMKGGTGAYSESKGVAALRQMVADGIEARDGGHKCDIEDLWLTDGASVACHHIMKTLIRDGNDAVMVPIPQYPLYSASLALYGGTLVPYYLDEDKEWGLDVADLKVQLDKARAAGKEVRALCVINPGNPTGNALNVDNQKEIVQFCKDEGVLLIADEVYQENVYAEGRSFTSFKKVVRDMGLDIPLVSMQSTSKGFYGECGRRGGYMEVCGLDPDVKAELYKLASVGLCPNLSGQVLMGLVMSPPKPGDPSYELYAAERDAILSSLKRRALKLVSGLNALEGVTCNEAQGAMYAFPKVSLPEKFVAEATASGKMAPDALYCMKLLEATGIVVVPGSGFGQVEGTWHFRTTFLPSEEDIGGVVEKLAKFHAEFMDTYR, from the coding sequence ATGGAGtacgccgttcgcggcgccatCGTGACCAGGGCcggggagctcgaggcgcagctcAAGAAGGACCCGGCGTCCTTACCCTTCGATAAGATCGTCATGTGCAACATCGGCAACCCGCAGAGCGTCGGCCAGAAGCCCATCACGTTTTACCGCCAGGTGCTCGCGCTCACGGACTACCCCCAGCTCAtggacgcgcccgaggctGGGAAGCTCTTTCCCTCCGACGTCATCTCCACGGCCAAACACATCCTAGGGAACATGAagggcggcaccggcgcctACTCAGAGTCCAAgggggtcgccgcgctccgccagATGGTCGCTGACGGCATCGAGGCAAGGGATGGGGGGCACAAGTGCGACATCGAGGACCTCTGgctcaccgacggcgcctccgtcgcgtgcCACCACATCATGAAAACCCTGATTCGCGACGGCAACGATGCGGTCATGGTTCCCATCCCCCAGTACCCGCTCTACTCCGCCTCGCTCGCTCTGTACGGCGGCACCCTCGTGCCCTATtacctcgacgaggacaaaGAGTggggcctcgacgtcgccgacctcaAGGTGCAGCTGGACaaggccagggcggcgggtAAGGAGGTCCGCGCGCTGTGCGTGATCAACCCGGGCAACCCCACCGGCAACGCCCTGAACGTCGACAACCAGAAGGAGATTGTGCAGTTTTGCAAGGACGAGGGGGTGCTCCTCATCGCGGATGAGGTGTACCAGGAGAATGTCTACGCGGAGGGCAGGTCGTTCACGTCCTTCAAGAAGGTTGTCCGCGACATGGGCCTCGACATCCCCCTGGTCTCCATGCAGTCAACGTCTAAGGGCTTCTACGGCGAgtgcgggcggcgcggggggtacATGGAGGTGTGCGGCCTCGACCCTGACGTCAAGGCTGAGCTGTACaagctcgcgtccgtcgggcTGTGCCCCAACCTCAGCGGCCAGGTCCTCATGGGCCTCGTGATGTCCCCACCCAAGCCCGGGGACCCATCCTACGAGCTCTACGCCGCggaacgcgacgcgatccTCTCGTCGCTCAAGCGCAGGGCGCTCAAGCTCGTCTCGGGTCTCAACGCGCTGGAGGGCGTGACCTGCAACGAGGCGCAGGGTGCGATGTACGCGTTTCCCAAGGTTTCCCTCCCGGAGAAGTTCGTGGCTGAGGCGACGGCCAGCGGCAAGatggcgcccgacgcgctgTACTGCATGAAGCTACTCGAGGCCACGGGAATCGTGGTGGTGCCCGGAAGCGGGTTCGGCCAGGTGGAGGGCACCTGGCACTTCCGCACCACCTTCCTCCCGTCAGAGGAGGACattggcggcgtcgtcgagaagCTCGCCAAGTTTCACGCCGAGTTCATGGACACGTACAGGTGA
- a CDS encoding predicted protein has translation MEDAGRAIKRVREELAKKDKANGTSVSESLDLANLVKKIDRGFFDAPADVLGSIKASWAKAHADAAAHPPSSRGTRHTRNPESDLADAMLHVQQCWLEEGLKGTVLDESDFAMHASKINFIAVKTALNAAGNWSQRNVWDGFLPRLKSIKEDVALKTEGPYRTYAQLIRSLETIVTDCKAEVLDARRAGRSAPDPEEMDEAAGFVKDLERWLWGKWSENTLPKYDVDGRGDGDVGSPGATGGRRSRGVKRYAEEDSDGSFDSDSDDGDGDEKSDDEDAGRERPRKNEQPVVKKRRGRPPKSSYASPGTAAPANPGAAAPQTPTQSLPPGATQSPTDTDVVVVKVVCHGLQATVELVRPRVPREKPLTGADDAGREGAMKATKAPRSESPRPPTGPPCAARVLAVAGVAINADTDLTLASPAAFEAHARTIAGETAAAGGGGRFQSLDSTSRGDAVPPPRTNSTSAADDDDDSKFRECARIIEREGVDVPLVEYEAKLAAAPFPAPAALPKSPKDSKLIAGVVGYSADRGKDARDQLAAARKRASVPAGTIRAAELRARLKDLRGKIEDVRRDVAASAEDCGGFGVVGAATRRSSAATNSTGGGGSEYVGYNERVDEAMVLGGRWANAVG, from the coding sequence ATGGaggacgccgggcgcgccatCAAGCGGgttcgcgaggagctcgcgaagaaGGACAAAGCCAACGGCACGTCCGTTTCCGAGTCCCTGGACCTGGCCAACCTCGTCAAGAAGATCGACCGCGGCTTcttcgacgcccccgccgacgtcctcggatCGATCAAGGCGTCGTGGGCCAAGGctcacgcggacgcggcggcccaCCCGCCCTCTTCGAGGGGCACCCGCCACACCAGAAACCCCGAGAGCGatctcgcggacgccatgcTCCACGTGCAGCAATGCTGGCTCGAGGAGGGACTGAAGGGGACAGTCCTCGACGAGTCCGACTTTGCCATGCACGCCAGCAAGATCAACTTCATCGCCGTCAAGACCGCGCtgaacgccgcggggaaCTGGTCCCAGCGCAACGTCTGGGACGGCTTCCTCCCGCGGCTCAAGAGCATCAAAGAAGACGTCGCGCTCAAGACCGAGGGGCCGTACAGGACCTACGCGCAGCTCATACGCTCCCTCGAGACCATCGTGACGGATTGCAaggcggaggtgctcgacgcCAGGCGCGCCGGTCGGTCCGCGCCCGATCCCGAAGAGATGGACGAGGCCGCCGGGTTCGTCAAGGACCTCGAGCGGTGGCTGTGGGGTAAGTGGAGCGAGAACACGCTGCCCAAGTACGACgtggacgggcgcggggacggggacgtgggATCGCCAGGCGCGACCGGGGGGAGGAGGTCCAGGGGGGTCAAGCGGTACGCCGAAGAGGACAGCGACGGGTCGTTCGATTcggactccgacgacggcgacggggacgaaaagagcgacgacgaggatgccgggcgcgaacggccgCGCAAGAACGAGCAGCCGGTGGTGAAGAAGAGACGGGGCAGGCCGCCCAAGAGCTCCTACGCGTCGCCCGGtaccgccgctcccgccaacccgggagcggcggcgccgcaaACCCCGACTCAATCGCTGCCTCCCGGCGCGACTCAATCGCCCACCGacaccgacgtcgtcgtcgtgaaaGTGGTGTGCCACGGGCTGCAGGCcaccgtcgagctcgtccgcccGAGGGTACCGCGTGAAAAGCCCTTaacgggcgccgacgacgcgggccgCGAGGGGGCGATGAAGGCGACAaaggcgccgaggagcgagtcgccgcgaccgccgaccgggccgccgtgcgccgcccgcgtcctcgccgtcgcgggggtggcgatAAACGCGGACACCGACCTcacgctcgcgtccccggcggctttcgaggcgcacgcgcggaCCATCGCCGGggagaccgcggcggcgggcggcggtggacgattCCAAAGTTTGGATTCGACgtcacgcggcgacgcggtcccCCCGCCTCGGACCaactcgacgagcgccgcggacgacgacgacgattccaAGTTTCGCGAGTGCGCGCGGAtcatcgagcgcgagggcgtggaTGTCCCGCTGGTGGAGTACGAGGCtaagctcgccgccgcgccgttcccagcgccggcggcgttgcCCAAGAGCCCCAAGGACTCCAAGTTAATCGCCGGGGTTGTCGGATACTCCGCGGATCGGGGGAAGGACGCACGGGACcagctcgcggccgcgcgtaAGAGggcgagcgtgccggcgggaACCATCAGGGCcgcggagctccgcgcgAGGCTGAAGGACTTGCGCGGGAAGATCGAagacgtgcgccgcgacgtcgccgcgagcgcggaggattgcggcgggttcggtgtcgtcggggcggcgacgcggcggagcagcgcggcgacgaacagcaccgggggcggcgggagcgagtACGTGGGGTACAACGAgcgggtggacgaggcgatggTGCTCGGGGGACGGTGGGCCAACGCGGTTGGATGA
- a CDS encoding predicted protein has protein sequence MDQNPYDTYSCAEVHYDERGLEGDDSGQSAMPKDIYNAPYARKGAILRALGWDTGVWGKRGMETPYCIFKPVGLLPKRQYCASDALWLRIASQVHDIEMIQYLRTAWERWKGMPMKNRCKFFRREKDGESDPAAVPALVPSNFAQRSEPGSKAGTDVHSQTNWYHTDDETPIFEGLLETLESDILVALKTSEAMLRWRQNLKARPQSRYFYSLVTHPGHHAGKSSIGGYCYVNIAALIAHHILHPAAPEEYYGQSKYEKVAILDVDYHCGNGTISIFWDRPDVFVASIHADPSGDYPWNSGFADQIGEGAGEGKTLNLPLTPGAGWAEYEKALRAALAAIKDFGAEAIVVSLGLDTHRDVPVQEKATAGMGLTSEDYFEMGKLLGGANLQLAFVQEGGYQVAVAGQLVAQVFRGVEAEFNRTLSRKRRLD, from the coding sequence ATGGATCAGAACCCGTACGATACATACTCTTGTGCGGAGGTCCATTATGATGAGCGCGGGCTCGAGGGGGATGATTCCGGACAGTCGGCGATGCCCAAGGACATCTACAACGCGCCGTACGCGCGGAAAGGGGCCATCCTTCGGGCGCTGGGTTGGGATACCGGGGTCTGGGGAAAGAGAGGTATGGAAACGCCATATTGCATTTTTAAGCCCGTGGGTCTGCTTCCCAAAAGACAGTATTGTGCAAGCGACGCTCTGTGGCTCAGGATTGCCTCTCAGGTGCACGACATCGAGATGATCCAGTACCTCAGGACCGCGTGGGAAAGATGGAAGGGCATGCCGATGAAAAATCGTTGCAAGTTTTTCCGGCGCGAGAAAGATGGGGAgtccgaccccgccgcggtgcctGCTCTGGTCCCTTCGAACTTCGCGCAGAGATCGGAGCCTGGCAGCAAAGCAGGTACCGATGTCCATTCGCAGACCAACTGGTACCAcacggacgacgagacgcCAATATTCGAGGGTCTACTGGAGACGTTGGAGTCAGACATTTTGGTGGCACTTAAAACATCTGAAGCGATGTTGCGGTGGAGACAAAACCTAAAGGCTCGACCGCAGTCGCGATATTTCTACTCACTCGTCACGCACCCAGGTCATCACGCGGGGAAGTCAAGCATTGGAGGGTACTGCTACGTCAACATCGCCGCGTTGATTGCCCACCATATCTTGCATCCCGCCGCACCAGAAGAATATTATGGGCAATCCAAGTACGAGAAGGTTGCGATACTCGACGTCGACTACCACTGCGGCAACGGCACCATCTCGATCTTCTGGGACCGACCCGACGTGTTCGTGGCGTCGATACACGCGGACCCGAGCGGCGACTACCCGTGGAACAGCGGCTTCGCGGATCAGATTGGAGAGGGAGCCGGTGAGGGCAAGACCCTCAACCTGCCGCtcaccccgggcgcgggttgGGCCGAATACGAGAAAGCCCTGAGggcggctctcgcggcgatAAAGGACTTCGGGGCTGAGGCAATCGTCGTCTCGCTCGGTCTGGATACCCACCGCGACGTTCCCGTGCAGGAGAAGGCCACCGCTGGGATGGGTTTGACCTCGGAGGACTACTTTGAGATGGGAAAGCTCCTGGGTGGTGCCAACTTGCAGTTGGCCTTTGTCCAGGAGGGTGGGTATCAGGTCGCCGTGGCGGGTCAGCTGGTGGCTCAGGTCTTCCGGGGAGTTGAGGCGGAGTTCAACCGAACGCTGAGTCGCAAGCGCCGCCTAGACTAG
- a CDS encoding predicted protein has product MSEAPKEPVADPGGAPAAVPAADTAPGNPAAPAAGAPAAAPATEPPSAIPAEIPTARASDPAPDAPVADAAPAPPAAVPSPVSPPAPDAPAKASADEPTPAARDAAPDTAPVPEPAPAATATPDPVSSLVAGAIAKATGGTPEPAPRVDPPAVTNATPAPAVTPGAPAAPAPTPEGPIAVPSTAVTPGGLGTALAAAAEKAAAPETPMTPAVADPVSSLVAGAIAKVSAENAEPAPKEEEGKEEEGDAAAKPALEKQASTKDATKKVGLFGRMFGGKKKEEKKEDPAAAKKTEEPEPEPAPSTPNPVADLVSNAIAKVEGSFGSPVDSSTEAKKEEAAPAETASVPAGKKIAIQDEEEPPAAAAPAAPAETPAETPPAPAELPAPPAPPAEAEAPAAPAPQAAPQAPAAPPALPVQPPAEDVLPSPVKQPHEVEMDAEKAAAVKSGVVSAFLTPGGIGGALGKGGAARATPTERRMRGAVAADDVLSLRVHSTSALIPNAIMVSPVLRVHLVDSETGFPLNPSGTDTTPVQTAPFDLNRRVKASMSPEWNETLDVEELVQDVTHSRALLLFELLQPVPSFGYYDERPDMFPNGQPAKIAWGFLKLLRTRDQQPNFGRLQVQLYKFPGEAQGLVGALTKTAFNNWAGQKDVVGDLAVYRTWKETIKHAPALRPLYPAHVNVTVAAAPRGGAATALLSSLKDNIKNAAALPAPGMTLKGLVTGKAIKPRPGMKERIERERALGGGWRGAQDVLTSAPADEAAEVTETLGRLPYETLCYGMDADAAAAHQAASTPMKAAIVTAIKQGEDGPGATYEAGGRPGKPVIVKLPHARERHDDCEIPNGEARTQVTLPGHAHECVLASFDQLGRRLAAVCKEGSMYTVQIFDMATGQCTAAFAGHGSSVYDVCWARDPEIDVGASLGTVDFGGGAPTRVITASADGAARAWSVGADARAPTREQLGSDDAVAQHACECYGAAWHPQRPELAVTVARDGGVRLWSMPSGSGSRGVPAQGSVVTGIAPGQPGVAATALAFDKGGHRVFVGFADGSVREMLVELGQDVLGAGSRTSAGAPLHPTSSVRPLRECRDTLGEAVTCIRVTPNDRRVLVRTIADRIASVEVSFFAATHSLDLAKPGFKLRNAKKDGGPQLARFGVSPDGRFAVAPAADGSTRLFDVDIGGDGVRVPAAETRGVRVNDVAWSPAAHVVCVASADAKKPVALKASVEGRPAIEPPARANGVGILGRPGAPTTAAAIKKSREAAGFASSTRGRSDPLPAELTPDAVREMLRRIRVDAQRERTQAKEDFQRQRMATPRGVPNPIAGASTGAAAAYGLEKENASASLGFDAAKRSFDPYGGPGGASVTGEGGRGEGYGLSSMGYGVGGVAGGSSAGVGYGLGSELGAGALSSLSPVG; this is encoded by the exons CGTCGCGGACCCCGggggcgcccccgcggcggttccgGCGGCTGATACGGCCCCTGGTAaccccgcggctcccgcagcgggcgcacccgcggctgccccggcgacggagccccCGTCCGCCATCCCCGCCGAG ATCCCCACCGCGCGGGCATCGGAcccggcgcccgacgcccccgtcgccgacgccgcacccgcgccccccgcggcggtacCGAGCCCGGTCtccccgccagcgccggaTGCCCCCGCCAAGGCTTCCGCGGATGaacccacccccgcggcgagggacgccgcgcccgataCCGCACCCGTCCccgaacccgcccccgcggccaccgcgacCCCCGACCCGGTGtcgtccctcgtcgcgggcgcgatcgccaaGGCGACGGGAGGAACCCCCGAGCCGGCACCGAGGGTGGATCCGCCAGCTGTGACGAatgcgacgcccgcgccagctgtgacGCCGGGTGcacccgcggctcccgcgcccaccCCCGAGGGCCCAATCGCGGTGCCGTCCACGGCGGTGACCCCGGGCGGGCTCGggaccgcgctcgcggcggcggcggagaaggcggcggcgcccgagacGCCGATGACGCCAGCTGTGGCGGACCCGGTGTCGTCGCTCGTggcgggcgccatcgcgaaGGTTTCAGCGGAGAATGCCGAGCCCGCCCCGAAGGAAGAGGAGgggaaggaggaggaaggagacgccgcggcgaagcccGCGCTGGAGAAACAGGCCTCGACGAAGGATGCGACCAAGAAGGTTGGGCTGTTTGGCAGGATGTTTGGCGGCAaaaagaaggaggagaagaaggaggatcccgccgccgcgaagaagacgGAGGAGCCGGAACCGGAGCCGGCTCCCTCGACCCCAAACCCCGTCGCGGATCTGGTTTCCAATGCGATCGCGAAGGTGGAGGGCTCGTTCGGGTCCCCGGTCGATTCTTcgacggaggcgaagaaggaggaggctgcgccTGCGGAGACTGCTTCCGTGCCGGCGGGGAAGAAGATCGCAATTCAGGATGAGGAGgaacctcccgccgccgccgcgcccgcggcacccgcggagACACCCGCGGAGAcaccgcccgccccggcggaGCTTCCCGCACCCCCGGCACcccccgccgaggcggaagCCCCCGCGGCACCCGCCCCCCAGGCTGCCCCccaggcgcccgcggcgcccccggcaCTTCCCGTTCAAccccccgccgaggacgtcctgCCGTCCCCGGTGAAACAACCCCACGAGGtggagatggacgcggaaAAGGCTGCCGCCGTTAAGTCCGGCGTGGTCTCCGCGTTTCTCACGCCCGGAGGCATCGGTGGCGCGCTCGGtaaaggcggcgcggcgagggcaacCCCGACGGAGCGGCGcatgcgcggcgccgtcgccgccgatgacgtgCTCTCGCTGAGGGTTCACTCGACATCCGCCCTCATCCCCAACGCCATCATGGTCTCCCCGGTGcttcgcgtccacctcgtgGACTCGGAGACTGGCTTCCCGCTGAATCCCTCGGGGACTGACACCACCCCGGTCCAGACGGCGCCCTTTGATCTGAATCGCAGGGTCAAGGCGTCGATGTCCCCCGAGTGGAACGAgaccctcgacgtcgaggagctcgttcAGGACGTGACCCACTCCAGGGCGCTGTTGCTATTCGAGCTGCTCCAGCCGGTCCCGAGCTTTGGGTACTACGACGAGAGGCCCGACATGTTTCCCAACGGCCAGCCCGCGAAGATCGCGTGGGGTTTCCTCAAGCTCCTCAGGACCAGGGACCAGCAGCCGAACTTTGGCAGGCTCCAGGTGCAGCTGTACAAGTTCCCCGGCGAGGCCCAGGGGCTCGTGGGGGCGCTCACCAAGACCGCGTTCAACAACTGGGCGGGTCagaaggacgtcgtcggtgaccTGGCGGTGTACCGCACGTGGAAGGAGACGATCAAGCACGCCCCGGCTCTCCGACCTCTCTACCCGGCGCACGTCAACGTGacggtggccgccgcgcctcggggcggcgccgccacgGCGCTCCTCAGCTCCCTCAAGGACAACATCAAGAACGCGGCCGCGCTTCCGGCGCCCGGCATGACCCTCAAGGGTCTCGTCACGGGCAAGGCGATCAAGCCCAGGCCCGGGATGAAGGAGCGGattgagcgcgagcgagcgctgGGCGGCGGTTGGCGAGGGGCGCAAGACGTGCTcacgtcggcacccgcggatgaagccgcggaggtgaccgAGACCCTGGGGCGCCTCCCGTACGAGACCTTGTGCTACgggatggacgcggacgccgctgCGGCGCATCAGGCGGCGTCTACGCCCATGAAGGCTGCCATCGTGACCGCCATCAAgcagggcgaggacgggccCGGGGCGACATACGAGGCTGGGGGCAGGCCCGGGAAGCCGGTCATCGTCAAACTGCCTCACGCCAGGGAACGCCACGACGATTGCGAGATCCCCAACGGCGAGGCCCGGACGCAGGTGACCCTCCCGGGTCACGCGCACGAGTgcgtcctcgcgtcgttcgatcAGCTCGGGCGCAgactcgccgccgtgtgCAAGGAGGGCTCCATGTACACGGTCCAAATTTTCGACATGGCCACCGGTCAGtgcaccgcggcgttcgccggCCACGGAAGCAGCGTGTACGACGTGTGCTGGGCTCGCGATCCCGAGAttgacgtcggcgcgagcctcggcaccgtcgactttggcggcggcgcgcccaccAGGGTcatcaccgcgtcggcggatggcgcggcgagggcgtggtCGGTGggtgccgacgcccgcgccccgaccAGAGAACAGCTcgggtccgacgacgccgtcgcgcagcaTGCGTGCGAGTGctacggcgccgcgtggcaCCCGCAACGACcggagctcgcggtgacggtggcgagggacGGGGGGGTTCGGCTGTGGAGCATGccgtcgggctcgggttcGCGTGGGGTGCCGGCGCAGGGCTCGGTCGTCACCGGCATCGCGCCCGGTCAGCCCGGGGttgcggcgacggcgctcgcgttcgaCAAGGGGGGGCACCGCGTGTTCGTCGGTTTCGCCGACGGGAGCGTCAGGGAGATGCTGGTGGAGCTCGGACAGGacgtgctcggcgccggttcgcggacgagcgccggGGCGCCCTTGCACCCCACGAGCTCGGTTCGACCGCTTCGAGAGTGCCGCGacaccctcggcgaggcggtgacgTGCATCCGCGTCACCCCCAACGACAGGCGCGTGCTCGTTCGCACGATCGCGGACCGAATCGCCTCCGTGGAGGTttccttcttcgccgcgacgcacagTTTGGACCTCGCCAAGCCCGGGTTTAAGCTCAGGAACGCGAAGAAGGATGGCGGTCCGCAACTCGCCAGGTTCGGAGTCTCCCCCGACGGCAGGTTCGccgtggcgcccgccgcggacggatCCACCAGgctcttcgacgtcgacatcggcggcgacggcgtacgcgtccccgcggcggagacccgcggcgtccgcgtcaaCGACGTGGCGtggtccccggcggcgcacgtGGTGTGCGTGGCTTCGGCGGATGCGAAAAAGCCGGTGGCGCTCAAGGCTAGCGTCGAGGGTCGACCGGCGATCGAAcccccggcgagggcgaacgGCGTGGGGATACTcggccgccccggcgccccgacgacggcggcggcgatcaagAAGTCGAGGGAGGCTGCCGGGTTTGCGTCCTCCACCCGCGGCCGCTCGGATCCGCTCCCAGCGGAGCTCACGCCGGATGCCGTGAGGGAGATGCTGCGGCggatccgcgtcgacgcgcagcGGGAGCGGACGCAGGCGAAGGAGGATTTCCAGCGGCagaggatggcgacgccgcgcggggtgccCAACCCCATCGCGGGGGCGTCaaccggggcggcggctgcgtaCGGTTTGGAAAAGGAAAACGCGTCCGCCTCTTTGGgtttcgacgcggcgaagaggagcTTCGACCCGTACGGTGGGCCGGGGGGGGCATCGGTGACTGGGgagggaggacgcggggaAGGGTACGGCCTGTCGTCGATGGGGTACGGGGttgggggcgtcgcgggtggATCGAGCGCGGGTGTCGGGTACGGACTCGGgtccgagctcggcgccggggcgctcTCCAGCCTGTCCCCGGTGGGTTAG